The following are from one region of the Rosistilla carotiformis genome:
- a CDS encoding DUF4129 domain-containing protein: MIVKSIDAVVRVILDRRPSIEDACCWRMFLFVSWLTLAANTSVPAAHGEAMPAASVTETSQPIGRQALRSLGKVPWYSGDEDRIKAVPVESTDASDADVAARTSGYVGIDNGKSTTPQNFDSILEMIGQVIAWSLLAVVLLLIFAAIGYAFILHERDRARRRGAAGNHREDPSETAERLERLPVRIDHPASNLLGEARRLMELGRYNEAIIYLFSHELVQLDRHQLLRLARGKTNRQYLREIRQSNALQAILHDTIHAFEDAFFGDHTLTRQRFQRCWEQLDNFHAAIDQTGNKGASA, encoded by the coding sequence ATGATCGTCAAATCAATCGACGCGGTGGTTCGCGTGATCTTGGATCGTCGGCCGTCTATTGAAGACGCTTGCTGTTGGCGAATGTTCCTCTTCGTCAGCTGGCTTACGCTGGCGGCGAACACATCGGTTCCCGCGGCGCACGGAGAAGCGATGCCGGCCGCGAGCGTGACCGAAACCTCCCAACCGATCGGCCGCCAAGCGCTACGGTCGTTGGGCAAGGTGCCGTGGTATAGCGGTGACGAAGATCGGATCAAAGCGGTCCCGGTCGAAAGCACCGATGCATCCGACGCCGATGTAGCGGCGCGAACCTCGGGATACGTCGGCATCGACAACGGCAAATCCACGACACCCCAGAACTTCGATTCGATATTGGAAATGATCGGGCAAGTCATCGCATGGTCGCTGTTGGCGGTCGTGCTGCTGTTGATCTTCGCGGCGATCGGTTATGCGTTCATCCTGCACGAACGCGACCGCGCCCGGCGGAGGGGAGCGGCAGGAAACCACCGCGAGGACCCGAGCGAAACGGCCGAACGACTCGAACGCTTGCCGGTACGGATCGATCACCCCGCATCGAACCTGTTGGGCGAAGCCCGGCGATTGATGGAGTTAGGGCGTTACAACGAAGCGATCATCTATCTATTCAGCCACGAACTGGTTCAACTGGATCGACACCAATTGCTGCGGCTAGCGCGTGGCAAAACCAATCGTCAATACCTGCGTGAAATCCGTCAGTCGAATGCGCTGCAAGCGATTTTGCACGACACGATCCACGCCTTTGAAGACGCCTTCTTTGGCGATCACACCCTCACGCGACAACGCTTTCAACGTTGTTGGGAACAGCTGGACAACTTCCACGCGGCGATTGATCAAACGGGCAACAAAGGAGCCTCCGCATGA
- a CDS encoding AAA family ATPase produces the protein MYQRITQQIGKLYVGQDELVLGTLTALFSHGHVLIESVPGLGKTLFVRTLGKVLGCQFGRIQFTADLMPSDITGAPVFDMKESEFRFHPGPVFTQLLLADEINRSPAKTHAALLEIMQEYRVTIDGVSHEVPRPFLVLATQNPLESEGTYNLPEAQLDRFMFKLIIDYPSSQQEAEILRMHSLQIDLNKRLHDEIETVTSPQEIREIIALCGQVRIDDALVDYINSLVRLTRNWPSLHIGASPRAGIALMQSARTLAAFGGRDYATPDDVVEVVLPALRHRVQLTAEAEVEGRRVDEELTSLIRSVEVPRS, from the coding sequence ATCTATCAAAGGATCACCCAACAGATCGGCAAACTGTACGTCGGCCAAGACGAATTGGTGTTAGGCACGTTGACGGCACTGTTTAGCCATGGACACGTGTTGATCGAAAGCGTCCCGGGTTTGGGCAAGACGTTGTTCGTTCGCACGTTGGGCAAAGTGCTCGGTTGCCAATTCGGACGGATTCAATTCACTGCCGACCTGATGCCCTCAGACATCACCGGCGCGCCGGTCTTTGACATGAAGGAATCGGAGTTCCGATTTCATCCTGGCCCTGTCTTCACTCAGCTGTTGCTGGCCGACGAGATCAACCGATCGCCCGCCAAAACGCATGCCGCTCTGTTAGAGATCATGCAGGAATACCGCGTCACGATCGACGGCGTGAGCCATGAAGTGCCGCGACCGTTCCTGGTCCTGGCGACTCAAAATCCGCTGGAGAGCGAAGGAACCTACAACCTGCCCGAAGCCCAGCTGGATCGGTTCATGTTCAAATTGATCATCGACTATCCCAGCAGCCAACAGGAGGCCGAGATCCTGCGTATGCACAGCTTGCAGATCGACCTGAACAAACGACTGCACGACGAGATTGAAACGGTCACATCGCCGCAGGAAATTCGTGAGATCATCGCGCTTTGTGGGCAAGTGCGGATCGACGACGCGTTGGTCGATTACATCAATAGCCTCGTTCGTTTAACGCGCAACTGGCCCTCGTTACATATCGGCGCGTCGCCCCGCGCGGGGATCGCGTTGATGCAGTCCGCTCGCACCCTGGCTGCGTTTGGCGGACGCGATTATGCGACCCCCGACGACGTGGTCGAAGTCGTGTTGCCGGCGCTGCGCCATCGCGTGCAATTGACGGCCGAAGCGGAAGTCGAAGGCCGACGGGTCGACGAGGAGCTGACTTCGCTGATCCGTTCGGTCGAAGTCCCGCGCAGCTGA
- a CDS encoding anthrone oxygenase family protein — MTILLFLKLITILAIAGCGLMSGLFFVFSVSVMRALALLPAAEGIRAMQSINRTILNGVFLSTFFGTEVACLAVTVISLWQRQPGWAWGTAGAACYLVGGFLITAACNVPLNNQLDPLSATAPESEAQWQRYLHRWTRWNHLRTLASTTAVILLSISLLSR; from the coding sequence ATGACGATACTCCTATTCCTCAAGCTGATCACGATCCTTGCCATCGCGGGCTGCGGCCTGATGTCGGGATTGTTTTTTGTCTTTTCGGTTTCAGTGATGCGTGCCTTGGCGCTCTTGCCTGCGGCCGAAGGAATCCGAGCAATGCAGTCGATCAATCGAACGATCTTGAATGGGGTGTTCCTGAGCACCTTCTTCGGGACTGAGGTTGCCTGTCTGGCCGTGACCGTAATCTCCCTTTGGCAGCGTCAACCGGGATGGGCGTGGGGGACCGCGGGCGCTGCCTGTTATCTAGTGGGCGGTTTCCTGATTACGGCAGCCTGCAATGTCCCGTTGAACAACCAGCTCGATCCGCTCTCCGCAACCGCTCCGGAGAGCGAAGCCCAATGGCAACGCTACCTTCATCGTTGGACGCGTTGGAACCATCTGCGAACGCTCGCTTCGACCACCGCTGTCATTCTGCTATCGATCAGCTTGCTGTCGCGGTAA
- a CDS encoding pyridoxamine 5'-phosphate oxidase family protein yields MGTFPSDIAFTPSVKALQTQKGSRATYAKVEQGRGWQTEVTESLEAFLAGLDMFYLGTANASGQPYIQYRGGAAGFLIVLDPQTLGFPDFGGNRQYITLGNLAENPRAFIFLIDYVHSRRIKLWGTARVVEDDPDLLERLRDPDYPGRVERAILFTVEAWDMNCPQHIHKRLPQRDVAPVIEQLQSRISELETKLSRYEARD; encoded by the coding sequence ATGGGGACCTTCCCTAGCGACATCGCCTTTACACCATCGGTCAAAGCGCTCCAGACTCAAAAAGGCTCCCGAGCCACCTACGCCAAAGTCGAACAGGGGCGTGGTTGGCAAACCGAAGTCACCGAGTCGCTCGAAGCGTTTCTTGCTGGACTGGATATGTTTTATTTGGGGACGGCAAATGCTTCCGGTCAGCCCTACATCCAATACCGCGGCGGGGCGGCGGGATTTTTGATAGTGCTCGACCCGCAAACGCTCGGTTTTCCCGACTTCGGCGGCAACCGGCAATACATCACCCTGGGGAATCTCGCAGAGAATCCGAGGGCGTTCATCTTCCTGATCGACTACGTTCACAGTCGCCGGATCAAGCTCTGGGGAACGGCTCGCGTCGTGGAGGACGATCCCGATCTGTTGGAACGGTTGCGCGATCCCGACTATCCTGGACGCGTCGAACGCGCGATCTTGTTCACCGTCGAGGCGTGGGACATGAACTGCCCACAACACATTCACAAGCGGCTTCCACAACGCGATGTGGCTCCTGTGATCGAGCAGTTGCAAAGCCGCATCAGCGAATTGGAAACAAAACTATCCCGCTACGAAGCACGCGACTAA
- a CDS encoding nuclear transport factor 2 family protein, with product MSHPTAIRPPFHLQSATAKVRAAEDAWNSRDPQRVALAYSEDSQWRNRNQFVSGRDAIEQFLADKWSRELDYRLVKSLWSFTDDRIAVRFQYEYHDSHGTWFRAYGNELWEFDSAGLMRRREASINDLAIEESERRFRWAAPGPRPADDVGIPNLQ from the coding sequence ATGTCCCACCCCACCGCGATCCGTCCTCCGTTTCATCTTCAATCGGCGACCGCGAAGGTCCGTGCTGCCGAAGACGCTTGGAACAGTCGCGATCCGCAGCGCGTGGCGCTCGCCTATTCGGAAGATTCCCAGTGGAGAAACCGCAATCAATTTGTTAGCGGTCGAGATGCGATTGAACAGTTCCTTGCCGATAAGTGGTCGAGGGAGCTTGACTATCGCTTGGTCAAATCGCTGTGGAGTTTTACCGACGATCGGATCGCTGTCCGCTTTCAATACGAGTACCACGATTCGCATGGAACGTGGTTTCGAGCGTATGGCAATGAATTGTGGGAGTTCGATTCTGCTGGACTGATGCGTCGCCGTGAAGCGAGCATCAACGATCTGGCGATCGAGGAATCCGAAAGAAGGTTCCGTTGGGCGGCGCCGGGGCCACGCCCTGCCGACGATGTTGGAATTCCAAACCTGCAATGA
- a CDS encoding carboxymuconolactone decarboxylase family protein, with amino-acid sequence MQRLSSVDPQVAQGRTKELFDTVEQALGGIPNAAKVMAHSPAVLGSYLAFSTSMGDVKIGEKLHNQLKLITSESNQCDYCTSILTAVAPAAGLSAEDILAGRTGSSEERRTKGALAFANDVLDSRGKVTDSQLAAARDAGFDDQEIVEIVASVVLGCFTNFLNNVADTELDVAKAEPVEAAACTSGACATH; translated from the coding sequence ATGCAACGCCTTTCATCCGTTGATCCACAAGTTGCCCAGGGCCGCACCAAGGAGTTGTTCGATACGGTCGAGCAAGCGTTGGGAGGGATCCCCAATGCTGCGAAAGTGATGGCTCACTCACCGGCCGTGCTCGGCAGCTATCTCGCCTTCAGTACGTCGATGGGGGACGTGAAGATTGGTGAAAAGCTGCACAACCAATTGAAGCTGATCACCAGTGAATCGAACCAATGCGACTATTGCACATCGATCCTCACCGCGGTGGCTCCCGCGGCCGGTTTGTCGGCAGAGGATATTTTGGCGGGACGCACCGGAAGCTCGGAAGAGCGTCGCACCAAGGGGGCGCTGGCGTTTGCTAACGACGTGTTGGACAGTCGCGGCAAGGTGACCGATTCGCAACTGGCCGCAGCGCGCGACGCGGGCTTTGACGACCAAGAGATCGTCGAGATTGTTGCCAGCGTGGTTTTGGGTTGCTTCACCAACTTCCTGAACAACGTGGCCGACACCGAGCTGGATGTGGCCAAAGCGGAACCTGTCGAAGCTGCCGCGTGCACGTCGGGAGCATGTGCGACGCACTAG
- a CDS encoding TetR/AcrR family transcriptional regulator, producing the protein MRQRIVETAERLFYTDGVRSVGIDRIIAEAAVAKMSLYNHFASKDDLILAVLEFREEKFDAMFEESIQEHVAAGHDRLEAFFAALKDWFQSPGFRGCMFINSVAELADAEHAGTKFSAKHKQRFQRMLKGIIAETAGEEAAKACTPAIALLVEGAIVTAQMNRSAKSADVARVAARSLLAANNKT; encoded by the coding sequence GTGCGTCAGCGGATCGTGGAGACCGCGGAACGCTTGTTTTATACCGATGGAGTGCGTTCGGTCGGGATCGATCGGATCATCGCCGAAGCGGCCGTCGCGAAGATGTCGCTGTACAACCACTTCGCCTCCAAGGACGATCTGATCCTGGCGGTGTTGGAATTTCGGGAAGAGAAGTTTGACGCGATGTTTGAAGAATCGATCCAAGAGCACGTCGCCGCCGGGCACGATCGACTCGAAGCCTTCTTCGCCGCATTGAAGGACTGGTTTCAGAGTCCCGGTTTCCGGGGCTGCATGTTCATCAACTCAGTGGCCGAGTTGGCTGACGCCGAGCATGCGGGGACCAAGTTTTCGGCGAAACATAAACAGCGGTTCCAGCGGATGTTGAAGGGGATCATCGCGGAGACTGCCGGCGAAGAAGCCGCCAAGGCATGCACCCCTGCGATCGCGTTATTGGTGGAAGGGGCGATCGTCACGGCGCAGATGAATCGTTCGGCCAAGTCGGCCGACGTCGCAAGGGTTGCGGCGAGGTCGCTGTTAGCGGCAAACAACAAAACATAA